In Candidatus Abyssobacteria bacterium SURF_5, the following are encoded in one genomic region:
- a CDS encoding argininosuccinate synthase, whose amino-acid sequence MRDSVKKVVLAYSGGLDTSVILRWIVDNYDAEVVAFTADLGQGEELDSLEEKAKKTGASKIYIEDLKEEFVRDFVFPAVKANLVYEGTYLLGTSIARPLIAKKQIEIARKEGADAVAHGATGKGNDQVRFELTYFALEPAIKVIAPWREWSFKSRTDLITYARDCGIPITVTERKPYSSDRNLFHISFEGGILEDPWNEPPEDMFLLSVSPERAPDKATSLEIEFEHGVPVALDGKLLGPVEMLTKLNEVAGRNGIGRVDMVENRFVGMKSRGVYETPGGTVLHVAHRALESITLDREVMHLRDSLIPRYAELVYYGFWFAPETELLRKIVDETQISVSGTVRLKLYKGNCSVTGRKSERSLYHADFATFEKETIYNQADAAGFIRLNALRLRIRALIDK is encoded by the coding sequence ATGAGAGACAGCGTCAAAAAAGTGGTGCTTGCGTATTCCGGCGGACTCGATACTTCGGTGATCCTCCGGTGGATTGTTGATAACTACGACGCCGAAGTGGTCGCGTTCACAGCCGATCTCGGGCAGGGCGAGGAGCTGGATTCCCTCGAGGAAAAGGCGAAGAAGACCGGCGCCAGCAAAATCTACATCGAAGACCTGAAAGAAGAGTTTGTTCGCGATTTCGTGTTTCCCGCCGTCAAAGCGAATCTCGTTTATGAGGGTACCTACCTTCTTGGAACCTCGATAGCCCGTCCTTTAATCGCAAAAAAACAGATCGAGATAGCACGCAAGGAAGGCGCCGATGCCGTCGCGCACGGAGCAACCGGCAAGGGAAACGATCAGGTGCGTTTCGAGCTGACGTATTTTGCGCTCGAGCCGGCAATCAAGGTGATCGCGCCCTGGCGCGAGTGGTCGTTCAAATCGCGCACCGATCTGATTACCTATGCCCGCGACTGCGGCATTCCGATTACCGTAACCGAGCGGAAACCTTACAGCAGCGATCGAAACCTGTTCCATATCAGCTTCGAGGGAGGTATTCTGGAGGATCCCTGGAACGAGCCTCCCGAGGACATGTTCCTTCTGTCCGTTTCACCGGAACGTGCGCCTGACAAGGCGACCTCTTTGGAGATCGAGTTTGAACACGGCGTTCCCGTCGCTCTCGATGGGAAACTCCTGGGTCCGGTCGAGATGCTGACCAAGCTGAATGAGGTGGCTGGCCGAAACGGCATCGGGCGGGTCGACATGGTCGAGAACAGGTTCGTCGGCATGAAGTCGCGCGGCGTCTACGAGACACCCGGCGGGACGGTCCTGCACGTCGCGCATCGGGCGCTGGAGTCGATCACGCTCGATCGCGAGGTAATGCACCTGCGCGATTCGCTGATTCCGCGGTACGCCGAGCTTGTGTACTACGGCTTCTGGTTTGCGCCCGAAACGGAATTGCTGCGAAAGATCGTCGACGAAACACAAATTTCGGTGAGCGGAACGGTCCGCCTCAAGTTGTACAAGGGTAACTGCAGCGTGACCGGTCGAAAATCGGAGCGCTCATTGTATCACGCCGATTTCGCCACATTTGAAAAGGAAACCATCTATAACCAGGCGGATGCGGCCGGCTTCATCCGGCTGAACGCGCTCAGGCTGCGCATCCGGGCGCTCATCGACAAATAG